A single window of Sporosarcina sp. FSL W7-1349 DNA harbors:
- the infB gene encoding translation initiation factor IF-2, whose product MTKIRVHEYAKRVNRTSKEVIEELGKINVNVTNHMSMLDNDAISNLDKKFKSSGGAPKQGNRPADRNPSNRQGGQNGQGNRQGQGQGQGQGQGQQRRGQGSARPAQGQGGQQRPQGQGSQQRSGQGGSQRPQGGQQRPAQGQGGQQRPQGQGQSGNRPAQGNQQRSGGQGGNRPAQGNQQQRSGQGGNRPAQGQNRPGGRGGRPPAKGINQGRRRYRPAPQPKVELPLPEKITFYESLSVAELAQKLHREPSEIIKKLFMLGVMATINQELDKDAIELICADYEVEVEEEIRIDKTDLEIYFEEAEVDEDVLTERPPVVTIMGHVDHGKTTLLDSIRNTKVTQGEAGGITQHIGAYQITEKGKKITFLDTPGHEAFTTMRARGAKVTDLTILVVAADDGVMPQTVEAINHAKAAEVPIIVAVNKMDKPTANPDRVMQELTEHGLLAEAWGGDTIFVPISALKGEGIDQLLEMVLLVAEVGELKADPKANAKGTVIEAQLDRGRGSVATLLVQDGTLRVGDPIVVGNTFGKVRAMINDLGRRVKEAGPSTPVEITGLSDVPQAGDRFVVFEDEKTARQIGESRAGDALQEQRVEKTRVTLDNLFDQMKQGEMKELNLIVKADVQGTVEAMAASLMKIEVEGVNIKIIHTGAGAINESDISLAAASNAIVIGFNVRPDINAKRAAEEEGVDIRLHRVIYKVIEEIEAAMKGLLDPEFEEKVIGQVEVRETFKVSKIGTIAGSYVTDGKITRDSSVRILRDNIVIFEGELDTLKRFKDDVKEVAKGYECGITIKNFNDIKEGDIIEAYVMEEIKRV is encoded by the coding sequence ATGACGAAAATACGTGTACACGAATACGCGAAACGAGTGAATCGGACGAGTAAGGAAGTCATCGAGGAACTTGGAAAGATCAATGTAAATGTAACCAACCATATGTCAATGCTGGATAACGATGCGATCTCCAACTTGGACAAGAAATTCAAATCAAGCGGAGGTGCCCCGAAACAGGGCAACCGTCCAGCTGACCGGAATCCATCGAACCGTCAAGGCGGTCAAAATGGGCAGGGCAATCGCCAAGGCCAAGGTCAAGGTCAAGGTCAAGGTCAAGGACAGCAACGACGAGGGCAAGGCAGTGCTCGACCAGCGCAAGGACAAGGCGGGCAGCAACGTCCACAAGGCCAAGGAAGCCAGCAACGCTCCGGCCAAGGCGGTTCACAACGTCCACAAGGCGGTCAACAACGTCCAGCACAAGGGCAAGGCGGCCAACAACGTCCTCAGGGACAAGGCCAGAGCGGCAACCGTCCAGCGCAAGGGAACCAGCAGCGTTCCGGAGGCCAAGGCGGTAACCGTCCGGCGCAAGGAAACCAACAACAGCGCTCCGGCCAGGGGGGCAATCGCCCGGCACAAGGCCAGAACCGTCCAGGCGGCCGCGGTGGACGTCCACCGGCGAAAGGCATCAACCAAGGGCGTAGAAGATACCGTCCGGCTCCACAGCCGAAAGTGGAACTGCCGCTACCGGAAAAAATCACATTTTATGAGTCTCTGAGCGTCGCGGAGTTGGCTCAAAAATTGCACCGTGAGCCGTCGGAGATCATTAAAAAATTGTTCATGCTTGGTGTCATGGCGACGATCAACCAAGAGTTGGACAAAGATGCGATTGAGCTGATCTGTGCGGATTATGAAGTGGAAGTCGAAGAGGAAATCCGCATCGACAAAACAGACCTTGAGATTTATTTCGAAGAGGCAGAGGTTGATGAAGACGTGCTTACTGAACGTCCGCCAGTTGTGACGATCATGGGCCACGTTGACCACGGAAAAACGACGTTGCTTGATTCGATCCGGAACACGAAAGTGACGCAAGGCGAAGCCGGTGGGATCACGCAGCATATCGGGGCCTACCAAATTACGGAGAAAGGCAAGAAAATCACGTTCCTAGATACACCGGGGCACGAAGCGTTCACGACGATGCGTGCACGTGGTGCGAAAGTGACAGACTTGACCATCCTCGTCGTAGCGGCGGATGATGGCGTCATGCCACAGACTGTCGAGGCGATCAACCATGCCAAAGCGGCGGAAGTGCCGATTATAGTAGCTGTGAATAAAATGGATAAGCCTACTGCCAACCCGGATCGGGTCATGCAGGAATTGACAGAGCATGGCCTCCTTGCAGAAGCATGGGGCGGCGACACGATCTTTGTGCCAATCTCCGCGTTGAAAGGCGAAGGGATCGACCAGTTGCTGGAAATGGTCCTTCTCGTTGCGGAAGTTGGGGAACTGAAGGCTGATCCGAAGGCAAACGCCAAAGGGACAGTCATCGAAGCACAGCTTGACCGTGGACGGGGATCAGTTGCGACTTTGCTCGTCCAAGACGGGACATTGCGCGTCGGGGATCCAATTGTTGTCGGAAACACGTTCGGAAAAGTGCGTGCGATGATTAACGACCTCGGCCGAAGGGTAAAAGAAGCGGGACCATCCACGCCAGTTGAAATTACCGGGTTGAGCGACGTCCCGCAAGCGGGAGATCGGTTCGTCGTCTTCGAAGATGAAAAAACCGCCCGTCAAATCGGGGAGTCGAGAGCCGGCGATGCATTGCAGGAACAGCGCGTAGAAAAAACACGCGTCACGCTGGATAACCTGTTCGACCAAATGAAACAAGGTGAAATGAAAGAACTGAACTTGATCGTCAAAGCGGACGTTCAAGGGACAGTCGAAGCGATGGCGGCTTCCTTGATGAAAATCGAAGTGGAAGGCGTCAATATCAAGATCATCCACACGGGCGCGGGCGCCATTAACGAGTCCGATATTTCACTCGCGGCCGCTTCCAATGCGATCGTCATCGGATTCAACGTCCGTCCGGACATCAATGCGAAACGGGCTGCGGAAGAAGAAGGCGTCGACATTCGTCTACACCGTGTCATTTATAAAGTGATCGAAGAGATTGAAGCGGCGATGAAAGGATTGCTGGATCCGGAATTCGAGGAAAAAGTAATCGGGCAAGTGGAAGTCCGCGAGACATTCAAAGTGTCTAAAATCGGCACCATTGCGGGAAGCTATGTGACAGACGGGAAAATCACACGTGATTCAAGCGTCCGGATCCTTCGCGATAACATTGTCATCTTTGAAGGGGAACTCGATACGTTGAAACGCTTTAAAGACGACGTGAAAGAAGTCGCAAAAGGATATGAGTGCGGAATTACGATCAAAAACTTCAATGATATCAAGGAAGGCGATATCATCGAAGCATATGTCATGGAAGAAATCAAGCGCGTATGA
- a CDS encoding YlxQ family RNA-binding protein, producing MKPANQLFQMLGMAARARKIITGEELVVREVRSGNARLVIISKDASKNTMKKINDKCNSYNVEKHVYGTREELGHAIGKESRVVLALTDAGFAGKISGLLNELNRGWANDENTCTRIRETSESDE from the coding sequence ATGAAGCCGGCCAACCAACTGTTCCAAATGCTTGGCATGGCGGCGCGGGCTAGAAAAATCATAACAGGTGAGGAATTGGTCGTACGCGAGGTCCGATCCGGAAATGCACGTTTGGTCATCATTTCCAAAGACGCCTCGAAAAATACGATGAAAAAAATAAATGATAAATGCAATAGCTATAACGTTGAGAAGCATGTTTACGGGACTCGGGAAGAGCTCGGGCATGCAATCGGAAAAGAGTCGCGGGTCGTACTCGCATTGACGGATGCCGGCTTTGCCGGAAAAATATCCGGGCTCCTCAACGAATTAAACCGGGGGTGGGCTAATGACGAAAATACGTGTACACGAATACGCGAAACGAGTGAATCGGACGAGTAA
- the nusA gene encoding transcription termination factor NusA has translation MSSDLLDALTALEKQKGISRDILVEAIEAALVTAYKRNFNQAQNVRVDLNLDKGTMKVYSRKDVVEEVEDERLQIALEDALKINPVYEIGDVVEEEVTPREFGRIAAQTAKQVVTQRVREAERGLIYEEYIDREDDIVNGIVERLDARNLYVGLGKVEAVLPASEQISTESYQPHDRIKVYITKVERTARGPQVFVSRTHPGLLRRLFEMEVPEIYDGVVEIKSIAREAGDRSKISVHTNNEEVDPVGSCVGARGARVQAISNELNGEKIDIVEWSEDPIVFVANALSPSKVIDVQVNEEDRSTTVVVPDYQLSLAIGKRGQNARLAAKLTGWKIDIKSETDARELGIYPPAETASVNGDVFEEEVYEDDPYFVEEDSTDDVDNEPIDLYSDDED, from the coding sequence ATGAGTAGTGATCTACTCGATGCATTGACAGCCTTGGAGAAGCAGAAAGGAATCTCCCGGGACATATTGGTGGAGGCGATCGAAGCAGCGCTAGTAACCGCCTATAAACGAAATTTCAACCAGGCGCAAAATGTACGGGTTGACTTGAATCTGGATAAAGGGACGATGAAAGTCTACTCCCGGAAAGATGTCGTCGAAGAAGTGGAAGACGAGCGGTTGCAAATCGCATTGGAAGATGCGCTAAAGATTAATCCGGTCTATGAGATTGGCGATGTGGTTGAAGAGGAAGTGACGCCGAGGGAATTCGGCCGGATTGCTGCCCAAACGGCGAAACAAGTCGTTACGCAGCGTGTCCGTGAAGCGGAGCGCGGCCTGATCTATGAAGAGTATATCGATCGTGAGGACGATATCGTCAACGGCATCGTCGAGCGACTGGATGCTCGCAATCTGTACGTCGGGCTCGGGAAAGTGGAAGCGGTGTTGCCGGCAAGCGAACAGATTTCCACGGAATCCTACCAGCCGCATGATCGCATCAAAGTCTATATTACGAAAGTGGAGCGGACAGCACGCGGGCCGCAAGTGTTTGTTTCCCGCACACATCCGGGCTTGCTTCGCCGTTTATTCGAAATGGAAGTCCCTGAAATCTATGACGGCGTCGTCGAAATCAAATCGATTGCACGGGAAGCAGGGGATCGTTCCAAGATTTCCGTCCATACGAATAATGAGGAAGTCGATCCGGTCGGTTCCTGCGTCGGTGCCAGAGGAGCACGCGTCCAAGCGATCTCCAATGAGCTTAACGGGGAAAAGATCGATATCGTAGAATGGTCTGAAGACCCGATCGTCTTCGTGGCCAATGCGTTGAGCCCATCCAAGGTGATCGATGTCCAGGTGAATGAAGAGGATCGTTCCACTACGGTTGTCGTACCCGACTACCAGTTGTCCCTTGCTATCGGGAAGCGTGGTCAGAATGCCCGCTTGGCCGCTAAGCTGACAGGCTGGAAAATCGATATCAAGAGCGAAACCGATGCGCGGGAGCTCGGAATTTATCCGCCTGCCGAAACAGCTTCGGTTAACGGGGATGTCTTCGAAGAGGAAGTGTACGAAGATGATCCGTACTTCGTGGAAGAGGATTCGACGGATGACGTCGATAATGAGCCGATCGATCTTTATTCAGACGACGAAGATTGA
- the rimP gene encoding ribosome maturation factor RimP: MSKITEEVGKLVDPIVDELGLELVDIEFVKEGKDWFLRIYVDTPQGDIDIDQCAVVSEKLSTELDRTDPIPQNYFLEVSSPGAERPLKKEEDYEKAVGQYVFIKTYEPIDGMKEFEGYLIVNEPDSVELQIRIKTRKVSVVIDKEKIALARLAIDFSA, from the coding sequence ATGAGTAAAATTACAGAAGAAGTCGGCAAATTGGTCGATCCGATTGTGGATGAACTAGGATTGGAGCTTGTCGATATCGAATTCGTGAAAGAAGGGAAAGACTGGTTCCTGCGCATCTATGTCGATACACCGCAAGGGGATATCGATATTGATCAATGTGCGGTTGTCAGTGAGAAGTTGAGTACTGAACTCGACCGGACGGATCCGATCCCGCAAAATTATTTTCTGGAAGTCTCTTCTCCTGGCGCAGAACGCCCATTGAAAAAGGAAGAGGATTATGAAAAAGCGGTCGGCCAGTATGTCTTTATCAAGACTTATGAACCGATTGACGGCATGAAGGAATTTGAAGGATATTTGATCGTCAACGAACCGGATTCGGTTGAATTGCAAATTCGCATCAAGACTAGAAAAGTGTCGGTTGTCATCGATAAGGAAAAGATTGCGCTAGCTCGATTGGCCATTGATTTTTCCGCATAA
- the rnpM gene encoding RNase P modulator RnpM: MANMKKVPLRKCAATGGMFPKKEMIRIVRTKEGEVSVDLTGKKSGRGTYVSKSEEAVETARRNRAIESQLNATVPEQVYEDLLRAIRREALK, encoded by the coding sequence ATGGCAAACATGAAAAAAGTGCCTTTGCGTAAATGTGCCGCAACGGGCGGGATGTTCCCTAAAAAGGAAATGATCCGGATCGTCCGCACGAAAGAAGGGGAAGTTTCCGTCGATCTTACCGGCAAGAAATCTGGCCGTGGGACGTATGTGTCGAAATCCGAAGAAGCCGTCGAAACGGCACGCCGCAACCGGGCGATCGAAAGCCAGCTGAACGCTACCGTGCCCGAGCAAGTTTATGAGGACCTGTTGCGGGCCATCCGCCGTGAGGCATTGAAATGA